The following are from one region of the Muntiacus reevesi chromosome 3, mMunRee1.1, whole genome shotgun sequence genome:
- the C3H2orf72 gene encoding uncharacterized protein C2orf72 homolog isoform X2, whose amino-acid sequence MESELEALAAQPESPGEPPFQALVEAAGGRGQVLLVGELWEREQSRALLWDFARAVFPPQQAAGKPGGGAAEGAGPGAPGVPKRHAAGARAIRSPLVFVLCRASSLAARGPRRHLREMLRDVRGRRRAGAALVGVLVAEAEPEDAGAPELRLLEALLRTVFGRQAGGPVQAAAYRPGHPASSLAVQAAACRALQAAGPWRPEGAWERPGLPALLACFSWGPWNRGKDPDTSSRSGPAQGDLQDSEEELVLMAVYPNGDCEDPGKGSKPCDRVASAPTEPAGDLR is encoded by the exons ATGGAGAGCGAGTTGGAGGCGCTGGCCGCCCAGCCCGAGAGCCCGGGCGAGCCGCCCTTCCAGGCGCTGGTGGAGGCGGCGGGCGGCCGCGGGCAGGTGCTACTGGTGGGCGAGCTATGGGAGCGCGAGCAGAGCCGCGCGCTCCTGTGGGACTTCGCCCGAGCAGTGTTCCCGCCCCAGCAAGCCGCGGGCAAGCCGGGCGGCGGGGCCGCCGAGGGCGCGGGACCCGGGGCGCCCGGGGTGCCGAAAAGGCACGCGGCCGGGGCGCGCGCCATCCGCTCGCCGCTCGTCTTCGTGCTGTGCCGCGCGTCGTCGCTGGCCGCCCGGGGGCCGCGGCGCCACCTGCGGGAGATGCTGCGGGATGTGCGAGGCCGGCGGCGGGCCGGCGCGGCGCTGGTCGGGGTGCTGGTGGCCGAGGCGGAGCCGGAGGACGCGGGGGCCCCGGAGCTGCGGCTGCTGGAGGCGCTGCTGCGCACGGTGTTCGGCCGCCAGGCGGGAGGCCCGGTGCAGGCGGCCGCCTACCGCCCCGGCCACCCAGCTTCCAGCCTGGCGGTTCAGGCGGCCGCCTGCAGGGCCCTGCAAGCCGCCGGGCCCTGGCGCCCAG AAGGAGCCTGGGAGAGACCAGGCCTTCCAGCACTGCTGGCGTGCTTTTCCTGGGGTCCCTGGAACCGGGGGAAGGACCCAGATACCAGCTCCCGCAGTGGTCCAGCTCAGG GTGACCTCCAGGACTCTGAGGAGGAGCTGGTACTGATGGCGGTTTATCCCAATGGAGATTGCGAGGACCCCGGAAAGGGGTCAAAACCCTGTGACAGAGTTGCCTCTGCTCCCACTGAGCCCGCCGGAGACTTGAGATGA
- the C3H2orf72 gene encoding uncharacterized protein C2orf72 homolog isoform X1, with protein MESELEALAAQPESPGEPPFQALVEAAGGRGQVLLVGELWEREQSRALLWDFARAVFPPQQAAGKPGGGAAEGAGPGAPGVPKRHAAGARAIRSPLVFVLCRASSLAARGPRRHLREMLRDVRGRRRAGAALVGVLVAEAEPEDAGAPELRLLEALLRTVFGRQAGGPVQAAAYRPGHPASSLAVQAAACRALQAAGPWRPAEGAWERPGLPALLACFSWGPWNRGKDPDTSSRSGPAQGDLQDSEEELVLMAVYPNGDCEDPGKGSKPCDRVASAPTEPAGDLR; from the exons ATGGAGAGCGAGTTGGAGGCGCTGGCCGCCCAGCCCGAGAGCCCGGGCGAGCCGCCCTTCCAGGCGCTGGTGGAGGCGGCGGGCGGCCGCGGGCAGGTGCTACTGGTGGGCGAGCTATGGGAGCGCGAGCAGAGCCGCGCGCTCCTGTGGGACTTCGCCCGAGCAGTGTTCCCGCCCCAGCAAGCCGCGGGCAAGCCGGGCGGCGGGGCCGCCGAGGGCGCGGGACCCGGGGCGCCCGGGGTGCCGAAAAGGCACGCGGCCGGGGCGCGCGCCATCCGCTCGCCGCTCGTCTTCGTGCTGTGCCGCGCGTCGTCGCTGGCCGCCCGGGGGCCGCGGCGCCACCTGCGGGAGATGCTGCGGGATGTGCGAGGCCGGCGGCGGGCCGGCGCGGCGCTGGTCGGGGTGCTGGTGGCCGAGGCGGAGCCGGAGGACGCGGGGGCCCCGGAGCTGCGGCTGCTGGAGGCGCTGCTGCGCACGGTGTTCGGCCGCCAGGCGGGAGGCCCGGTGCAGGCGGCCGCCTACCGCCCCGGCCACCCAGCTTCCAGCCTGGCGGTTCAGGCGGCCGCCTGCAGGGCCCTGCAAGCCGCCGGGCCCTGGCGCCCAG CAGAAGGAGCCTGGGAGAGACCAGGCCTTCCAGCACTGCTGGCGTGCTTTTCCTGGGGTCCCTGGAACCGGGGGAAGGACCCAGATACCAGCTCCCGCAGTGGTCCAGCTCAGG GTGACCTCCAGGACTCTGAGGAGGAGCTGGTACTGATGGCGGTTTATCCCAATGGAGATTGCGAGGACCCCGGAAAGGGGTCAAAACCCTGTGACAGAGTTGCCTCTGCTCCCACTGAGCCCGCCGGAGACTTGAGATGA
- the C3H2orf72 gene encoding uncharacterized protein C2orf72 homolog isoform X3 — MESELEALAAQPESPGEPPFQALVEAAGGRGQVLLVGELWEREQSRALLWDFARAVFPPQQAAGKPGGGAAEGAGPGAPGVPKRHAAGARAIRSPLVFVLCRASSLAARGPRRHLREMLRDVRGRRRAGAALVGVLVAEAEPEDAGAPELRLLEALLRTVFGRQAGGPVQAAAYRPGHPASSLAVQAAACRALQAAGPWRPAEGAWERPGLPALLACFSWGPWNRGKDPDTSSRSGPAQG, encoded by the exons ATGGAGAGCGAGTTGGAGGCGCTGGCCGCCCAGCCCGAGAGCCCGGGCGAGCCGCCCTTCCAGGCGCTGGTGGAGGCGGCGGGCGGCCGCGGGCAGGTGCTACTGGTGGGCGAGCTATGGGAGCGCGAGCAGAGCCGCGCGCTCCTGTGGGACTTCGCCCGAGCAGTGTTCCCGCCCCAGCAAGCCGCGGGCAAGCCGGGCGGCGGGGCCGCCGAGGGCGCGGGACCCGGGGCGCCCGGGGTGCCGAAAAGGCACGCGGCCGGGGCGCGCGCCATCCGCTCGCCGCTCGTCTTCGTGCTGTGCCGCGCGTCGTCGCTGGCCGCCCGGGGGCCGCGGCGCCACCTGCGGGAGATGCTGCGGGATGTGCGAGGCCGGCGGCGGGCCGGCGCGGCGCTGGTCGGGGTGCTGGTGGCCGAGGCGGAGCCGGAGGACGCGGGGGCCCCGGAGCTGCGGCTGCTGGAGGCGCTGCTGCGCACGGTGTTCGGCCGCCAGGCGGGAGGCCCGGTGCAGGCGGCCGCCTACCGCCCCGGCCACCCAGCTTCCAGCCTGGCGGTTCAGGCGGCCGCCTGCAGGGCCCTGCAAGCCGCCGGGCCCTGGCGCCCAG CAGAAGGAGCCTGGGAGAGACCAGGCCTTCCAGCACTGCTGGCGTGCTTTTCCTGGGGTCCCTGGAACCGGGGGAAGGACCCAGATACCAGCTCCCGCAGTGGTCCAGCTCAGG gataa